The stretch of DNA AGCGCTCTCAGGCGTTTCATTATTATCATTTGGAAAAAGATGTGATGAAAACTGGAAGGCGAGTATTCGAAAATTAATAGAAGCCATATCCACTCCAGTTGAAATTGAAGAAAATATTACAAGAGTAGCATCAGATATTGTAAGCTGCGGACCTGCATTTTTTAGCTATTTAATGCAAAGATTCATTCTTGCCGCTGTGAAAGAAACTGCTATCGATCAGGAAACAGCAACTATTTTAGCAGAGAATATGTTAATTGGGATGGGCGAATTAATGAAAAAGGGCTTATATACATTGCCGACTTTACAGGAAAAAGTTTGTGTTAAAGGAGGTATAACGGGAGAGGGAATCAAGGTGCTTGAAACCGGTTTAGATGAGGTGTTTGAGCACGTATTTCAGGCAACTCATGCTAAATTTGATGAAGATATACAACAAGTAAAAAAGCACTATACGTTACACTCTAATTAATTCTTCATAAAAATACAAATTCCTTCCTGTATCAAATAAAATTTTTTATAAAGAAAACTCACCGATTGGCGAGCCTTGAAAAGGCGAAGACAGAGGCGTAGTTGCGCTTATCGCGCTCATATATGCCACGTCCTGTGGCATTCGCCCGACTATGACATCCTGTCCGTCGTACTTAATTCCTAAAATTGGCAACTACGTCGAATGACCTTCTACGCTGACAATTTATACTTTCTTAACGTATAAAAAATAGGCCAGCTTATTCAGCTGGCCTTTTTCTATCATTGATCATGATCTAGCTTTCCGGCAAGTAAAAAATATCCTTTCAGAATGGGTTTGTGGAGGAACATCCTCAAAATCTGATGTTATTTCAAGTAATTCAAAACCTGCCTTTTTTAACCATCCTTCATATACATCAATTGGAAATGTGCGCTGAAAATGAAGTTCATTATACCGTTCATATAAGTCAGATTCTTCATCAAGAACAAAAAAACTTAAATCATGCTCAACACTGTTCGGGAATTCCCCTTGATAACAATGCCAAATATAACTAATTTCATCATCATTGACGGCAAAGGTTTGATTCATAAAAATCTGCATGATTTTATAGATAGAATGAACATCAAACAGAAAGAGGCCATTCTCAGCCAAATGATGATGGACACTATGAAATGTATCCAAAACATCTTTTTCTGACTGTAAGTAATTTAAAGAATCACAGAAAATGCAAATGATATCAAACTGGCCTAATCCATCTAGTTCAGCCATGTTTTGCTGATAAAATTTTATATCTTGCCCTTTCTCTATCGCCTTTGACTGAGCAACTGTCAACATATCCTCTGAAAGATCTACTCCAACGACATTGAAGCTCTTTTCTGCTAATTGAACAGACAGCTCAGCTGTGCCACATGCAAGATCAAGAAGATTATTTCCGTTCAAATTATATTTTTTTGTCTTTTTTTCAACTAATTCAACCCATTTATTATAAGGGACATCTTTCATTAACTCATCGTAAAGATAGGCAAACTTCCCATAACTCATTGATTAAGTTCACTTTGCACATTCTCAATCGGTGCATCTCCCCATAAGCGTTCAAGATTATAATAGCTTCTTTCATCACGATGGAATATATGCGCAACGACATCGCCTAGGTCGACAAGAATCCATCTAGCTTCATCAAAGCCTTCCATTCTTTTTACTGTATACCCTATTTCTTCCGCTTTCTCTTTTACTTCGCGTGCAATGGCTTGAACCTGCTTATCAGAATTCCCGTGGCATATAAGAAAATAATCCGCGATAAGAGAGATTCCTTTCATATTCAATGCAATAATATCTTCAGCTCGTTTATCATCAGCTGCTTTAACAGCCGTTAATAATAATTGTTTTTCACTCATTCAATCAGTCCTCCTGGAACATCACTAAGTTATTATACGTATAAAAGGTAGCAGGGAAAACCGGCTGACCCTTTTTCATTAAAAATTGGATTGTATTTTGAATCGCTTTGATTAATGCTTGATTTAAGCTTACCTTAGCGAGCTCCCGCACTTCGTCCACTCCAGGAAAGTGTCTCCCTGGTTCAATATAATCCGCCAAATATATGACCTTATCAAGCAAGGTCATATTTACTCTGCCAGATGTATGATACCTTATTGCATCTAAAATTTCTTCATCATCCAATCCAGCTTCTTTTTGAACAAGAAAAGCCCCGACTGGAGCATGCCAAAGTTCACTATTGAATTGTAAAAGTTCACTAGGCATACCTTGCTCTAATATGATTTGTTTCATCTCTTCTTTCGGTCGAAACTTAGCATAATCGTGAAAAATGGCAGCAAGCTCTGCTTTTTTTTCATTTGCATCATATTGATTAGCAAGAATAATGGCTGTTTCCATAACACCTAGTGTATGGTTATAACGATGTTCAGTCAATTGTTCTTTTACTAATCGTAATGCATCATTGCGATCCATAGTAATTCTTCTCCTTTATATAATTCCTAACAGATTCAGGAACCATATATTGAATCGTTTTGCCTTCCTTTAGTCTGCTTCGAATAAGGCTTGAGGAAATCTCGATATTCGGAACTTCAGCATAAAGTATAGGATAAGAGCTTTTTTGACTGTAGGATGGTCTATTGACGCCAATAAATTGAACGATTTCAACCAATTGATCAATATTTCTCCATTTTGGCAAATATTCAATCATGTCTGCACCAATAATGAAATAAAATTGTTTATCAGGATGCCTTTCCTTAAGCATTTTCATTGTTTCGTAAGTAAAGGATGGTCCTGACCTTTCAAGCTCAATTAATTCAAGTTTAAAGTTAGGATGCTCACTTATCGCAAGCTTTAATAATTTTACCCTGTCTTCATCCTTGATGGAATTTGATTTTTTCTTATGTGGAGGTTCTTGATTCGGCATAAACCAAATTTCATTTAAATCAAAGCTATTTAATACTTCGTTTGCAATTATTAAGTGTCCAAGATGCGGCGGATCAAAGGTGCCTCCCAGAATGCCGATTTTAATCAAGAAAATTTCCTCCTAGCTTATTCTAAACAGATATTTCTTTTCACAATCCTATGGTAATTGGATTTGCTTATTTTCTCTTGATTCTTTATACAGCACGATTGTGTTCCCGATAATTTGAACTAAGTCTGCGTTCGTTCCTTCAACTAATTGTTCCGCAACTGTGTTTTTATCTTCATCACAATTTTGCAAAATCGTTATTTTCATCAATTCGCGTGCCTCTAGTGCATCAAATACTTGTTTAATCATATTATCATTTACACCACCCTTACCAACTTGAAAAATTGGATTTAGGTGATGAGCTTTTGAACGTAAGAATCGTTTTTGCTTTCCTGTAAGCATTATTGTTATCCTCCTAGTTGTGTTAGAATATTCGCTTTCATACGGCTTGTTTCTGGAAATATTCCAGTCCATTTTTCAAAGGCTAATGCACCTTGGAAAACAAACATATTTAAGCCATTTTGAATTCTCGCACCCTTTTTTTTCGCTTCCCCCAAAAACTTTGTTTCTAGTGGATTGTATATTATATCACTAACAAATGTATCACGGTTTAGATTATGTAAAGAAAGAGGCAGCTCGAAGGAATCAGGCGCCATCCCTTTTGGGGTTGTTTGAATAATTAAATCGTATTCACCTAAAATATTTTCGGCTTCATTCATCCCATAAACATTGGAGTTAGCAGCATAAGGACATTCTTCCACAATCACTTCAGCCTTTGATACTGTTCGATTACTAATATCTACTCTTCGTACACCAGCTTCCGCCATAGTAAAATAAATTGCTCTAGCTGCTCCACCGGCCCCAATTATCAAAACATTTTTATCATTTATTAATGGAAATTCCTCTATTAATCCTTTTACATAACCACTGCCATCTGTATTATAGCCTATTAATTTTCCATTCACATTCACCACTGTATTTACCGCTCCAATTGATTTTGCAAGTGGATCGATTTCATCCAATAGCGGAATAATTGTTTCTTTATGCGGAACAGTTATATTAAAACCTGCGATTCCGATTGCCTTTAGTCCCTTAATAGCCTCTTCTAAGCTGCCCCTTTTCACATGAAAGGGGTGATAATGCGCATCCATTCCATAAATTGAAAAAAGATCATTATGCATGGCAGGTGACATGGAGTGGGCAATTGGGTCCCCTAATACAGCAAATAGCTTTTTCAAAATAGCTTCCCCCCATATAATATTTCGAAGTAAGCCTATTGTTAGACGTCAACCTGCTTTAATAAACTAATTATATTAATGATTTTCTTAATAAGACATGAACACCTTTTGGAACATATGCAGCCACTTTTGCTCCTGGATCATTTATCGTTATCCAGCCAAGTCCTGAGAAAACTACATCCATTTTTCCTTCTTTAATCATAAATTCGTGCCTAATTAATTCAGGAAAAACATCGACTTGCTCTATTCTTGGCGGAGTTAATAGTTCTCCAAGATGATTTTTATACAATTCCTCTGCATTTTCCAATTTTGTTCGATGGATATTTATTTCGTTAGAAAAATGGCACACAAAAGATCTTCGTCCACCAGAAATATAATCAAACCTAGCTAAGCCGCCCATGAAAAGGGTTTGTTCTTCATTTAACTGAAAAACAGTTGGTTTAATTTCTTTTTTTGGTGTAATGATTTTTAAATCCCTTTTATCCACATAATGTGCCATCTGATGATGATTAATAATTCCTGGTGTATCTACCAGTGCTTTTCCATCGGCTAGCGGAATTTCGATGATATCAAGAGTTGTACCAGGAAAATGCGAGGTTGTAATGACATCGCCTTCACCAGTTACCTCTTTTAATATTCGGTTTATAAAGGTTGATTTTCCAACATTCGTACATCCGACTACATAGACATCCTTGCCTTTTCGATGTTCATCGATTGCAGCAGCTACCTCTTTAATATTCTTCCCTTTAGCAGCACTTACGAGATAAACATCTTCTGGCTTCAAGCCAAGCTCCTTCGCTTCTTGCTTCATCCAATTAATTAACTTATTGTGTTTAACTGATTTTGGAAGTAAATCAACTTTATTCCCAACAAGAAGAATTTTATTATTACCTACAAACCTATGCAGCCCAGGAAGCCAACTTCCATTAAAGTCAAAAATATCAACTATTTTTACAATTAGAGAATTACTTTTTCCAATCTCATTTAATATTTTTAGAAAATCATCATCGGTTAAATTGACATCCTGTACTTCATTATAATGCTTTAATCGAAAACATCGTTGGCATATAATATCATCCTTAAGCAATGCAGATTGCGGTGCATAACCGATTAGAGCAGGATCCTCTGTTTGAATTTTCACACCGCATCCTATACAAATATATTGTTCACTCACGAATTAATCCTCCCACTGAATCATACCTTTTTTTCTAAACCAATTTAATATTCTTCTTTCTACTTTTCGATTAAAACGGGTTATAAATCCATCAGTTTGTGCAACGGGAACAACAAGAATTGTACGGAAACCACTGCGATTGCCTCCGAGAACATCTGTCAGTAATTGATCTCCGATAACAACTGTTTCTTCTTTCCTAAGACCCATTTCATGTAAAGCCCTATTAAATGCTCGTCCTAAAGGCTTTCTTGCTAAAGGAATGAATGGTATATTTAAAGGCTCAGAAAAAGACTTCACACGAATTTCATTGTTATTTGAAACAATCGTAATTTTTACATTGCTGTTTTTCATTTCTTCAAACCATTTTATTAATCTGGGAGTTGCATGTGGGCGATCCCATTCGACTAACGTATTATCTAAATCGGTAATAATCCCTTTTACTCCATTTTCCTTTAAGCTTTCAGGAGTAATTTCAAATATGCTTTTTGCATGCTGATCTGGTAAAAAATGTTTTAACACTTTATTAAACACCTCAGTTAGTTGCTATAGTAATTTGTATATAAAAAATAATTCCATTAATTTGTACTCATCATTTTAACTAATTTTATAAACTGTTTCAAACTTAGGTCATTTTCCATAAATCAATAAATTTTTCGACATTTTTTGTTAAATCTAAATCTGTGGATAACTTTATACACATTTCCTACTCCCATATACTTACTTTTCCCACTTTTATTAACAACTTAACCACAGGTTTTCCACCGTTAGCTGTGGATAAGAGAACGGTTGTTCTAACTGTTGAATTTTGCTAGAGTTAAGATACATTATATAAATTTACAGTATATGCTCGTTAACGATTAATTAGAACCTTGAAATTTCAGTATTGGAGGTGAATAGACATGCGCAAGCTGTCAGACGAATTATTAATAGAATCCTATTATAAAGCCATAGAGCTGAAATTAAGTCTAGACTTTATTAGACTTATTGAAACCGAAATTCACCGACGTTCATTATCTCACAATATAAAGGTTTCATCTTAATTTAATTTTTCTATCTGTGGGGGCTTAT from Cytobacillus dafuensis encodes:
- the comER gene encoding late competence protein ComER; protein product: MKIGIIGTGNMGRILAEALIEGKAVSPSSMTITNRTIAKALEIKENNEEINIGENGKEVAKQSTLIFICVKPHDVHNVIHDINPFLTKDKCIVSITSPINVDQLECITSCSVARVIPSITNRALSGVSLLSFGKRCDENWKASIRKLIEAISTPVEIEENITRVASDIVSCGPAFFSYLMQRFILAAVKETAIDQETATILAENMLIGMGELMKKGLYTLPTLQEKVCVKGGITGEGIKVLETGLDEVFEHVFQATHAKFDEDIQQVKKHYTLHSN
- a CDS encoding class I SAM-dependent DNA methyltransferase — protein: MSYGKFAYLYDELMKDVPYNKWVELVEKKTKKYNLNGNNLLDLACGTAELSVQLAEKSFNVVGVDLSEDMLTVAQSKAIEKGQDIKFYQQNMAELDGLGQFDIICIFCDSLNYLQSEKDVLDTFHSVHHHLAENGLFLFDVHSIYKIMQIFMNQTFAVNDDEISYIWHCYQGEFPNSVEHDLSFFVLDEESDLYERYNELHFQRTFPIDVYEGWLKKAGFELLEITSDFEDVPPQTHSERIFFTCRKARS
- the rsfS gene encoding ribosome silencing factor — its product is MSEKQLLLTAVKAADDKRAEDIIALNMKGISLIADYFLICHGNSDKQVQAIAREVKEKAEEIGYTVKRMEGFDEARWILVDLGDVVAHIFHRDERSYYNLERLWGDAPIENVQSELNQ
- the yqeK gene encoding bis(5'-nucleosyl)-tetraphosphatase (symmetrical) YqeK, translated to MDRNDALRLVKEQLTEHRYNHTLGVMETAIILANQYDANEKKAELAAIFHDYAKFRPKEEMKQIILEQGMPSELLQFNSELWHAPVGAFLVQKEAGLDDEEILDAIRYHTSGRVNMTLLDKVIYLADYIEPGRHFPGVDEVRELAKVSLNQALIKAIQNTIQFLMKKGQPVFPATFYTYNNLVMFQED
- a CDS encoding nicotinate-nucleotide adenylyltransferase, whose translation is MIKIGILGGTFDPPHLGHLIIANEVLNSFDLNEIWFMPNQEPPHKKKSNSIKDEDRVKLLKLAISEHPNFKLELIELERSGPSFTYETMKMLKERHPDKQFYFIIGADMIEYLPKWRNIDQLVEIVQFIGVNRPSYSQKSSYPILYAEVPNIEISSSLIRSRLKEGKTIQYMVPESVRNYIKEKNYYGSQ
- the yhbY gene encoding ribosome assembly RNA-binding protein YhbY, with protein sequence MLTGKQKRFLRSKAHHLNPIFQVGKGGVNDNMIKQVFDALEARELMKITILQNCDEDKNTVAEQLVEGTNADLVQIIGNTIVLYKESRENKQIQLP
- the aroE gene encoding shikimate dehydrogenase; this encodes MKKLFAVLGDPIAHSMSPAMHNDLFSIYGMDAHYHPFHVKRGSLEEAIKGLKAIGIAGFNITVPHKETIIPLLDEIDPLAKSIGAVNTVVNVNGKLIGYNTDGSGYVKGLIEEFPLINDKNVLIIGAGGAARAIYFTMAEAGVRRVDISNRTVSKAEVIVEECPYAANSNVYGMNEAENILGEYDLIIQTTPKGMAPDSFELPLSLHNLNRDTFVSDIIYNPLETKFLGEAKKKGARIQNGLNMFVFQGALAFEKWTGIFPETSRMKANILTQLGG
- the yqeH gene encoding ribosome biogenesis GTPase YqeH, with the protein product MSEQYICIGCGVKIQTEDPALIGYAPQSALLKDDIICQRCFRLKHYNEVQDVNLTDDDFLKILNEIGKSNSLIVKIVDIFDFNGSWLPGLHRFVGNNKILLVGNKVDLLPKSVKHNKLINWMKQEAKELGLKPEDVYLVSAAKGKNIKEVAAAIDEHRKGKDVYVVGCTNVGKSTFINRILKEVTGEGDVITTSHFPGTTLDIIEIPLADGKALVDTPGIINHHQMAHYVDKRDLKIITPKKEIKPTVFQLNEEQTLFMGGLARFDYISGGRRSFVCHFSNEINIHRTKLENAEELYKNHLGELLTPPRIEQVDVFPELIRHEFMIKEGKMDVVFSGLGWITINDPGAKVAAYVPKGVHVLLRKSLI
- a CDS encoding YqeG family HAD IIIA-type phosphatase gives rise to the protein MLKHFLPDQHAKSIFEITPESLKENGVKGIITDLDNTLVEWDRPHATPRLIKWFEEMKNSNVKITIVSNNNEIRVKSFSEPLNIPFIPLARKPLGRAFNRALHEMGLRKEETVVIGDQLLTDVLGGNRSGFRTILVVPVAQTDGFITRFNRKVERRILNWFRKKGMIQWED
- a CDS encoding sporulation histidine kinase inhibitor Sda; its protein translation is MRKLSDELLIESYYKAIELKLSLDFIRLIETEIHRRSLSHNIKVSS